The Ipomoea triloba cultivar NCNSP0323 chromosome 4, ASM357664v1 DNA segment TTTCCTTGTggttaagggtgtgtttggtagctCGGATTTctgggcttttggtgtttggcagtTCCTGGAAAAtacagtcaacggaaaacaatttccatTGACCAAGATGAGGCcattttttcggaaaatgacttccgtttttttttttttttttttttttttttttaaataataattaaaatgtaaaattatacaatttaattcattttccagaaaatgaaccaaacacacaaaaacagTTTTcgagaatgcaaccaaacaccggaaatgaaactattttccggaaaatgactcattttccagaagtcattttcctgctttccaaacacaccctaaatgtgaATATTGGTTGAACTTTTTTACTGTTATCTTGTATATTTTTACATTACTGTAAGCACCTGGCAGAGTTTACCTGACTCGAAGAGGCCAAGTATTGTGGCTGAACTTCAAAAGCTAGCAACTGAGTGGCCTTTGGAAGTTGTAAAGCGTCAAAAAGAGGAGAGCAGAAAGGTAAACCTACCTAATCTGTGATGTGGCAGTAACATTGATATCTCTTTAGGAGACTTAATGGATGTGGTTTATGGAAATGCTTTATCACACCGTTGTGTTCATTAGGAATTGGCTAGCACTCTACAAAATGGTGTTCCTGCCATGATCAATGGACTATCAAGCATAGGTGCAAATGTGAAAGTAAATATGGATGATCTGACCCGAGAAGGCGTGTTGTCTTGACCAAGGGAGGGGAACATTTTGCGGTCATTTGATGTCTCATATTTTCTATACTTGGTATACTGGAGAATGAGCAACTACTAGAAAGCATGCCGAAGTTGACCTCTCTTTGCAAAAGATGCAACGATACAAACCTTTATAGGCTTCTACCTGACTTAAGAACacttattattagttttttcaTTTGAGGCTCTGTATCAATCTTTCTGAAAGTTTGGTGTTCTAAGGTTATTAGTAGGAGTTTCAGTGGGCTTACTCAATTCAAACCATgtttttcttctcaaactcCAAGTCTGAGAATAATATAATGTCCATTGCGtgcatttttccttcataaaatgTATGCATaactcattttcaaaaaaaatgtatgcATAACTCTAAGAATAaggtttttgactttttttttttcctgcattTTTGGACTGGGTTATAGAATTGGTGGAATtgtcaaatttcaaattttggtaCTGAATATTCAGGTTTTCGATTATATTTGTTACAGAAGATAATGCTtgatcttttttcctttttgtttcaaTCCTTGAAGATTGACTATGttataatatagtatttgtTTATACTTATTTTTCCAACCTATTGATGTACAATGAGTCAATACTGTCTCCATTGAGCCATACTTTTccaacctattgaagtacaaTGAGTCAATACCGTCTCCATTGAGGTTCAAACTCATGTCCTCTCATTTGGAAGAGCCACTTTATGTCACTATTATAATTTCAGTTGAATTGAGGTTAGTGTTTGGAACAATTACAATTttagtctctctctctctctttttttttttttttttttttttttttgaaaaatgtcgTAAGCAAAAAATGGAGGggcatttttcctttttaattttttatttattaaaaaaaaaatttagagttGTCAAACAACGAAAAAGGAATTGAATATATTCTACCAttttcatccatatatatatggctcCCAAAACGATGATGTATACAAatcatatattcttattttctGTAACAATCATATCTGCACACTGCACCCATCCAAAAGAAATTCCAAATATCTGCACTCATCCTTCCGTCTCTATGCACAATTTCACTCcataatatatttcattttttttttatataaaatctTTATTCTATTCATTACTATCGTCAGACAAATGAATGCATAATTTCCTCCTCTAGTGGCTGTGCTCTGTTTCTAAATTTTGAATACAACGTGACTCAATGTTTTTTTTGAGTTCTCGACCTACTAAagaacaaagagtcaacagatgactccactgaggctcgaacccacttccttccacatgggagtgtacaccggatgccgcttgaccacaaggtctttggcacaacGTGACTCAATGTAATTTAAGTTctgtttgaaaattttaaaaatattttctaaaaatggatttctagaaaatgactaaTTTTCTAGGAATAATTTAGTTTTCTAATGTTTggatgaaaataagaaaattatctttttttttttttttaatttgtttgaaagttgagaaattgcatttttcctattccattcattttcttgaaaatgaacatgttatttgttaattaattaattaatattaataacagtaATAATACCCCGAATAATTGGTAGTGGTGGTGGGTGTGGTTGTGGATAAAtcctgaaaaataaaaaatctgtaAAATGTCTCCCGACTAAAAATTTAGGAAgacattttcttaaaatttgagcATTTGTTATATTGATCAGGATAAATATTTTCCTTAAAtatccaaaaacaaaataattcataaaataatttgcGAAAGTTATTTTTAAGATTTTCAAACAGACTATTAAAGAAATTctctatatatgtatgcatgtgtATTGTGTGCGAGCACACATGTATATGTCCGATGCATGTATATATCTtggttatttaattttatttctatattttaatattgtataAAGAATCATATGCTGTAATAATATAACCCAAAGGGTAGCTCAACTGGCAAATGATAAACTTCTTCACGGGAACGATCTTTATCCAAGACAGACCCATAGTATCTCGTGGTTTAcacaaaaaagaatataatttaataatataagcATGAAATATGCATGGTTACTAGAGTTGacatattttgtttattattctattcatttgtgccaaaaaaaaagaggagtacatcataaataaaaacaaaacttattTGTTTACcaatagaaataaaaaaggaTCAAAACATGGAGATTAAAAGACTTCATAATAATGTATAACAAAATTTATTAGTCTATTAGTTAGTTAGAGTGAGGCACCCTACCCGCCTTGTGTGTactgtgtacatatatatagaggacACAAATCAGATCATAGCATGCATGCACTAAGTGTCAACCTCCACCatacaaaactacaaaattacactctataatatataaaagtgcATTTAAGAACatatatatcttatgatgatatgTAAACGTATAACTCATAAAAAACGAGtgtattttataatttcttatGGTGCACTTTTAGCTGTTACACATTTTTTGAGTGTACTTTTACATATTATAGAAtgcaatttataattttaagtaatgtatttttttgtttgcaCGTTCTCACATGATgcgacatatatatataatcaatgaaAATGTGTAATTGTGATAttgtactaataaaaaaaagaaatagtaaTAAAGCAAAATTTATTAATAGCACATACAAAATAAAGGGGGGAAATACCCTCAACAGCTTGCAATACAAAAAAGAAGCCGCAGCAGTGGTACAACACATTATTCATCATTACTCATCATTGCTCCATATCTATAGAGTTAGGAAAATTGGAGCAATaactatatatcatatatatatgcattattcATAGACCCGATTTCTGACGACGAACTCTAAATTTTAAACCACTTTTTctagatatataaaatataatctcGAACTTTCCCTAGCCACTTATGTTTTGAcatttattaaagtattaaagaaaaattgtatttttgatccTTTAGTTATACTCATGGTACAAATTTGGCCcataagttatatatatgtatgaccATTTTAACCCTTATGGCTTAAGTTATGCGTGAAATAGCTATTTTAGTCCATCGAAAACTATATCTTCCACCAATATGTTACTTAATAAAGTGTCCTTTAGAGACTAAACTCGCCATAACTTAAGGGTTTAAAGTGGTCACGAATATAACTCAATGACTATTAAGTCAGTACCACGCGTATAAGTAATAGTACCAAAAATGCAATATTTCCaagtattaatataattaaacccATAATGCTCCTGCTTTCTTAAGCATTGGCTTCAAAGATCTCTGGAGATGAAGGGTCATGACCTCACTCTCTCCCCCCACCAACTGGCCGCCGATGAACACCGCCGGAACAGTGGGGTTGCAACCGAGCGCCGCCAGCGCTTGCTCGACGTCCCGGCCCCGGGGCATCTGGTCGAGCTCGTGCACCGCCGGGTAAACCCCAAGGTCACTAAAAAGCGCCTTGATGGAGTGGCTCATGCAACAATAGCTCTTGCTAAAAATCACCGCCGGCTTCTCCGTCACCATTCTCCTCACCCTCTCCATTTTTTTGGGCTCACTCAAATCTGGGTACCTGTCTGTATGTGTTTGCTAAGGTTTGGTGGGAATGGTGGCCGGCAAGAACCCGTATTTATAGGGTGATTTGGGGCGTACGATATTTTGGTTGGTTGTGGTTTTACGTACGTAATAAGACGTGTGTTTTTTTGGGGTACATACGTAAGATGTATCATTACTCATTAGTTGATGTGATGATAGTGATTGGTGTGATGCAGATTGCCACAAAGATATGCAActagaaaaatggagagagagaaaagaaaaagctGTGTTGTAGGTAGCTACTAGCTAGCATGCATGCGATAACGATTCTCTGCATACGGAAATATAATGGAGAATTGACTCCTTTTTTGCATATATGATACTCTATATATCTTCAGCCATAACTCTATATATCTTGtactctttttttatttaaaaaatagtacttttagtcAATCAAATATACGAGCTATTTAATTTAGAACAACCTCACaatgagagtttttttttttttttttttaatgatgtttaTGGTGACAATTAAGAGAGATGAAAGAGagaagagggaaaaaaaaagaaaaaaatttaacaattttttaaaagtacaaCAATATTTATGTGTCTAGCTGGTGCGTGTAGCTAGGTGTGACAGGTGCacttaacttttaaatttttattaccaattaataggtcttacaaaaaaaattaatttgcaggagaaaaacCCACCTAAAAGCTTTATCTCTCATCGGCGAAAAAATCACCCCTAATTGGAATTGCCACTTATGACAAGAAAAAATCAAACTCAGGTTATCCCAAAGTTCTTCCACACAAAGAAACTtctttgccacttgagctacatACTCCTTTGGGTTTTTTCACCTCATGGACTAATTTTACCACAAACTTAATAAGTTAAGgactgttttaaaaaaaaaaaaagaaaaagttaagGACTAAATATGGTTACacctataatataattgagGAATTACATTAATTATTTGCCTACTATTTGATGTTCAAAGTTGTCATTTTTTCCCCTTATATCACATCccaatatatccaaaaataacattaatttaaatgaattttgaatcaaactatatattaccaaattatataatttttcatatggTATAAAGTATTCCCACGAATAttataaaactaataatttgaattgatcaatATCACACCATAAAATTTACGGAGTAACTCCTATTAAGAAGAAAACTTGACCTATAAACCTCTCCTACCTAAAACTTTGCGTTTATCCAACATTTTGGAATAATTCTTTCTCAATCTCAAAAAAGAATattgacattttcattttagtatattttaaaagattttagtTTAGCTAGTAATTATGCTTGAATTGTGGATGAAAAGTAAAACTTGGGCGGTTTGTGATGggttatatatgttattattgaGGTTTGCTTTCCAAGTGGGATGAGCTTTCCACTTTCAACTTTGGAACTGTGTTTTGACCATTATCATTAAAGTTTTTACCATTGAGAGTGGCTGCTGATTTAACCAAGATTTCCCATGATATTATTGTAGATAAAGGAATTGAATATGTACTTAGATTATAAAACACTTTGTGATCGACTGGTATAACTGTGATTTTTTTAAACGGGATGTCACAGGTTTAAACTTAGTAGAGTTGTTGaatctttgtacttcagtaggttgagaaaatatgtataaacaatgagtagtactaaaaaagatATACgtacattacaaatttacaatgttTGTAGATaagaatttttaatttgttaactgacctgacaattaattattattttttaggagaatttttttaatttaatttttaatttttaaccaattatggctatgtttggcaaacctagctgaaaaggtagctgaaagctgaaaagtggctgaaaattgaaaagctataagctcgaagctggaATCTGAAGatttgttaagctagctgttatgcttaaaactGTTTGGTGAAATTAgattttgataagctgataaatgtaaaaagactaaaaagggcatcttcacacaatttaaataatttaaatttaaataggtttgtttaatattaaaatataaaataatgaactcaatatattttaataaaatataaagtaagaacatatatttgaaaatatataaagtaaaacaaaatgtttataattcataagattagttcataaaaaaattaatgttcaaacacaaatgtcaaattgaaattataaccaaacatattgaagagaaaataacaaaaggattttaattgggGGAATacatgatgtcatttatttaaaataataaggataaagatggaaaaaagttaaaaagctagtagcttattttgaaaagctacctaaagtagcgtttcaaaataagctcttattttaagctactagcttattttgagaacattaccaaacagagcttatagcttattagtagcttaaaataagctataagctcctaaataagctctgccaaacagagtctaTATAACTCATGTAATAAGCTGTATACGTAAGttaggttttttgttttttgttttttgttttttttcaaattatgaTAAATGAATTTGTTGTTTAGAGCTATTGTATTAGATGACTCTGACcatataagaaaaattaaatttattaattgaaaactTTGTAGGTAAATTGATGAAATTCAAACGTATATACTTTACCTGTGAATTTTTGtaagtaaattaataaaattcacAAGCATCGTAGGTATTTCAGtattttcttgtatttagtgatttatttttgagaaGAACATTGTTAGATCAATTTTCAATATTCATTCACTACTTAATTAATGGATTCtgtcaaaattaatcaaatgagACTGCATCAATATGTGAAAAATTATGAGTTACTCCcatttttaatttggtcatAGATTAATAGGTGACATGacagttcatttttagttttttaatcagaacatcctcatttaatttggtcctaatattattattgtggcatgaccattttttgtccttcgtaagcaaaatcattgaaatgttgttaaatacaatgatatttcgacctttcttataaaaattcataattgaagaccgaaatgcccttgtatttgatgaaaattaaactgttttgttgatagaggataaaaaatggtcatgccacaataatactaggatcaaaagcgaatgttttgaaaaaagagagactaaaagtggacttccacctataaatttaagattaaaaatagaattaactaatatatatatatatatatatatatatatatatatatatatatatatatatatatatatatatataaatttgtgtaAATCTAACATTAACACTAGGACTGAGACATAACCCAGACTCTGTACTTggagaggttttttttttttttttttttttttttttttaaatttcatatggCTCAATACTAAATTCTTTTGGTTTATTTTGACAAAATATACATTAAAGTgcaattatattcaaatataatggGTTCTTTTTTAAAGATAACTACTACAAGTGATCTACCAATGGCACGTGGTTCAAGTGAAAAGGATTTGAATTCTCTTGATCAAGTAAAgtcaaatttgaatttaaatcttgtaaataaaataaaatgtattgaGCATTGCTTGATTcgataaaaatttgaaattctaAAGGAATTATGATATAAGATATAGCTAAGGGTTGGATGAGAGCaaatatgattatgatttatgGATGAAACATTCTATATGGGACGCACCTTTCCAAAAAGGCATCTGCTGAGTTGGAGAGAAAGAAGTTGGAATTATCCAATTGGGAAACTTTATTTTGTCTTGGAATATAATAAAAAGGATTGGCATCTAATTCACTGCCCCAAAGTGCAAAGGGCAGCCAGAGAAAGAATATTGAGGACACAAATTTGTATGTAATTCCACCACACATATCATCCCATTGCTTGCCCACTCCTATTCTCTAAACACACTTTACCAAagtctttttgttttcttagcTTGGCACCTCATATATATCTCTTCTCATTTTGGACTATATGCATACATGCATTTGTTTTTTGGGATATcatgaatgtacattataatgTATGTGCTAcaattaattactccgtaatagatAAATATTGTTAGGTGAAGGTTTGAAGAGCCATGGCGCTAGCTACTAcgtaaatataagaaaataaaattgcacattCGCTACTAGCTAGAACGTCTGATGTAGCAATAAACACATGATAATTAGTTTCAGACCAGCTGGTAGGAGTCTCAAGTCCAACATCTTGCCAAACGGGTATTAATTAGTGTCAAATTAAACTTACATCTTGTATTCTTAATGATCATCAtaagtgtaatttatttttgtttctaagTATCTTCACATTTAAAAGCACAAttccactaaaacaatatatatatatNtatatatatatataaatttgtgtaAATCTAACATTAACACTAGGACTGAGACATAACCCAGACTCTGTACTTggagaggttttttttttttttttttttttttttttttaaatttcatatggCTCAATACTAAATTCTTTTGGTTTATTTTGACAAAATATACATTAAAGTgcaattatattcaaatataatggGTTCTTTTTTAAAGATAACTACTACAAGTGATCTACCAATGGCACGTGGTTCAAGTGAAAAGGATTTGAATTCTCTTGATCAAGTAAAgtcaaatttgaatttaaatcttgtaaataaaataaaatgtattgaGCATTGCTTGATTcgataaaaatttgaaattctaAAGGAATTATGATATAAGATATAGCTAAGGGTTGGATGAGAGCaaatatgattatgatttatgGATGAAACATTCTATATGGGACGCACCTTTCCAAAAAGGCATCTGCTGAGTTGGAGAGAAAGAAGTTGGAATTATCCAATTGGGAAACTTTATTTTGTCTTGGAATATAATAAAAAGGATTGGCATCTAATTCACTGCCCCAAAGTGCAAAGGGCAGCCAGAGAAAGAATATTGAGGACACAAATTTGTATGTAATTCCACCACACATATCATCCCATTGCTTGCCCACTCCTATTCTCTAAACACACTTTACCAAagtctttttgttttcttagcTTGGCACCTCATATATATCTCTTCTCATTTTGGACTATATGCATACATGCATTTGTTTTTTGGGATATcatgaatgtacattataatgTATGTGCTAcaattaattactccgtaatagatAAATATTGTTAGGTGAAGGTTTGAAGAGCCATGGCGCTAGCTACTAcgtaaatataagaaaataaaattgcacattCGCTACTAGCTAGAACGTCTGATGTAGCAATAAACACATGATAATTAGTTTCAGACCAGCTGGTAGGAGTCTCAAGTCCAACATCTTGCCAAACGGGTATTAATTAGTGTCAAATTAAACTTACATCTTGTATTCTTAATGATCATCAtaagtgtaatttatttttgtttctaagTATCTTCACATTTAAAAGCACAAttccactaaaacaatatatatatatatatatatatatatatatatatatatatatatatatatatatatatatatatatataaaagaattcaCACCCATTCTTATATGGTTGTTCTTATAGTGAAACAACAATTCATCTTCTAAACCATATAAGAATGGGTGtgaattcttatatatatatatatatataaaatttgggAAGAACACTTGTGTGGAGAAATTCAAAACAGCTCAACAGctgcatattattattattattctctaTATATACCATCCACGTACCTTTGCGGCTTCTCGATGGTTAGCAATTGAATTGGAATATTGATATCTTGGTCGTGTTGATATATGGTCACGTAATATAAAAAGTGTGTCCATGTTAATTGTATGAGTCTCAAACTATATATTCTTTGTTTACTTTTCTTGCTCCATTCTGATTCATATATACACCTCTATTCTAGCACCCACAAATATATTGTGCACCAGGTCCATTTTTTGTTGTGGATACTAATCTAAAATAACGTTGCTTTGTTTAAATTCATCAACACTTATCTTTGTTAAtatgcacataatttgttaacagCAAGtacataaatttaaatatgtaagtaATATGCTATCTAGAAATTTCCTCAAGTTAGGGCAACCCATCACATAAAACATTTGTgtgaagaaaataatttaacctcttgacctctacTACATTAAGTAACTACCTTGCCAAGTAACCCTAACTCATCTTTTGATAATTTGTATCTATATTACTTATATGCAAccatttactatatatatacacacacaaaggGGCTACTATATATAAGGGGATGGGGTGGGGGAAGGGGCCCCTGATTCTAACCATGTTATAAGTTCATTTTATGTGAACTCTAAGTAAATAAACTTAAAGCTTGACgtttataaattaattgagtACATTAATATATACCTTTTGAAGTTAATGTATTGagtttatgaatttatattatTGCGTGTAGGTAATGTCTAAACTTGTTGTATTGACTTAGTAGTCTTATTccttgttttaaaaatacaattatgtGGTTGTATTCAATTTTCATTAAATGTATACTAGTTTTGAATCAACATTTGACCTATAATCATGATTATGATATAGATTTAAGCTATATTTAGTTGAAAattagcaattttttttattatgagttTAATGTATTGATTTTATGAACCtatagttaaaaaattatatatctacAGTTAACAGATTGTACATGTACATacagttaaaaaattatatatatatatatatatatgcaataccAAAGCTATTTTAGATTGAGCATAAAATAACAGTGCCATTAAAGGCACAAATTCTAAAAACTACGAAATTGCATAGTTTTGGACTAAGCAATGTAAATCATGGTTCACGATATACCAACTGCTTAGTGCATGccttaaatttatatatatattcgactCTTCTATGTAACTAGAATAGTATTTGTCTTGTATATATTTGTTGCCCATAACTAGCTCTATTGGATCTCAAAGGgttatgtatatacacatacatttgagaaaagaataaaaatgaagtTGCATTGCATAAATCTAGATCAAGGGACTTCAATAGTATCAACACAAAATTTAGGAAGGCATAATGCCTTCTGTCTTTTTGGGAGTGTCTAAAAACGATAAATGTCGTAGCTGATACATATATTCTTACATATTGCTTTCTCAATATTTTAAACTAATTATTAGTAGATAAAGTTTTGAAGAGAGTATTGCAACTTGATCAATCAGACTGAATTTGAAGATCTATCATGTACTTTTGATTACATCTAATATTTCACCTTACAAATTTGAATAATAACTACTTTTACTAAATCAATTTATacaaacaattattaaaatcaaGTGATGATTTATACAACTAATAATCATAGAAATTGCATGTAAAGTGTTTATGATTGAAACATAACGACATGCATAATTTATTAGGAACCAatagttataattatatatcatgaACCTGAATTCATATTGGAGTATGAActcaaattataataaaaatataccaAATAATCTCTAACTTCTATATCTCAGTTTTCTAagagttcattttttttttcaaataaaattaatgtataaaaaacaTGTCATTACAAAACTCTAATTGATATCTTAAAAtgataaccatatcaatatttaaataataataataataaacttacaTGTCGATTAAATCACTACTACAAGTTCATTAAGTTATTGCTACAAGTTATTAAGATACTAACTACAAGTCCATCAAGATATTATTGCATGCCCATTAATTTACTACGAAATGTTCATCAAATCACTACTACTACATAAGACCCTAATTCAGTACTATAAGTTCATTAAGTTACTATTGCAGCTCTATTGCAAAGTCATTAATTAGTCAATATTGCAAGATCTTCaaattactactatatatataggtccATTAAGTCACCACTATAAATTCATCAGCTCACTATTATAGAAAATCCATCAAGATATTGCTACAGGTCCTTTAACTTATTATAGATTTACAGGTCAATCAACTTAAGTTCATCAAGTCATTATTATAGGCTTATTAAGTCATTACTATAGGtccattatacaatataattattgaaattaaataaaatattgaaaaatatatcaatatatatgtCATGTACAAG contains these protein-coding regions:
- the LOC116015313 gene encoding monothiol glutaredoxin-S3-like codes for the protein MERVRRMVTEKPAVIFSKSYCCMSHSIKALFSDLGVYPAVHELDQMPRGRDVEQALAALGCNPTVPAVFIGGQLVGGESEVMTLHLQRSLKPMLKKAGALWV